gaagtagacgaagaggaagaagacgaaCAGCCACAGCCACCACAAAAGACCAATGGCAGGAGAAGTGCCAGGCTGAGAACCAGAATGGGAAATGGCAACAATAACCATAATGGAAACGGCCATGACAATGGAAATGGCCATGACGATGGCTACGGCGAGTCTGTGAATAGCCTGACAGACGATTCGACAGGCGAACTCAGCACCAACGGCATTGAAAAACAGAGTGATGACGAGGTGATAGCCAGAAAGCGCACAGCCAAtggcagcagcaacaacaactccaacaacaagatgaaGCGGTTCAAGACCGAGTCACCGGGCCCGGTAGGTAGTCATCACAAGGTGttaacagaagaagaaaaactCCAGCAGTTGTGGTTATGCCGAAtcaagttgcaaaaagcGTTGATTCAGCGAGATAAAGACGAAGCTCCTCCTAATGCCGATGAGTTATCGACTTCTCGACTCATTTTGAGAAGACTAGTTGACTTTGAGATTACCCTCCAGCTTCTCAAGACCACCAAGATCCATAAGGTGCTCAAGTGTATCATAAAAgacaaggacttggaatATCCAGAGAGCTTTAAGCTTCATGATAAGTGTCAGGAACTACTCAACAAATGGGCCAAGCTAATCGAAGAAATaaagttggagaaaactGCCAACTTCTTAAGCCGGCAGAGAACTTCCAATGGTAGTGAAGACAGAAAGATAGACGACAGTGAAATCTCTGATATCAAGGATCGTAGCGTCAAGTCTCCCAATGAACTCAAGTTTGCATCTGTCGAGAGCTGAAGATGAACTTTCATTGAACCTCCTTCACTTCCATTTTCCATACACTATATAATTGTATTATAATTGAACCTAATATCAGGCAGGGTAACTCGGCCAGAGCGCGCAGTCATTCTGAGATTTACTCGCAGCCCCCGCCCTGTCATGTGCTGTCGTTTACGCGGCCCAGTTTTTTTTCGCTCTCCAAAACTCATCTGGAcgaatttttttttgagttttttATTTCTACCAAATAATCAACTATCAATATGTCTGACGAAGTATGTTTTTGACCTGATTACGTTCAAACGTTGGGGGATCTGAGCTCGACACACCTCACATTATGAACCCCACCTATAGATCCAACCCTCTCGCCTCACAGCCTTCTGTCCTTTCAAATCAGCTCCTCAAGCCCATTGCTTTTCACACGGCTGTCATTGGTTCA
Above is a window of Yamadazyma tenuis chromosome 1, complete sequence DNA encoding:
- a CDS encoding uncharacterized protein (EggNog:ENOG503NVZU; COG:K), giving the protein MPPKNSRKLAFKPKDLVLAKMHGFPAWPSFVMPTGMIPESIFEVKKKTTEFCVIFIPDGDFYWFPEKNLEYLTPDKLDTRISKIPKNYKKPKSKGKSSTINDAFLATKGLEFETFMRQLKQRDSGEVPYDAPDSEDHPVMSKNEEDEEDLYLSKDFKEPEDEDEDEYELYTNEVKVKHQEEVDEEEEDEQPQPPQKTNGRRSARSRTRMGNGNNNHNGNGHDNGNGHDDGYGESVNSSTDDSTGELSTNGIEKQSDDEVIARKRTANGSSNNNSNNKMKRFKTESPGPVGSHHKVLTEEEKLQQLWLCRIKLQKALIQRDKDEAPPNADELSTSRLILRRLVDFEITLQLLKTTKIHKVLKCIIKDKDLEYPESFKLHDKCQELLNKWAKLIEEIKLEKTANFLSRQRTSNGSEDRKIDDSEISDIKDRSVKSPNELKFASVES